The Streptomyces sp. JB150 genomic interval AATTTCTCGTGCAATTGCACGCGAGCGTCTCCGGCGTGGATAATAGACCCCGCGTCAACCCATGGGGAGACGCGCCGCCATGACGTCGCATCAGGGAGATGCCGTGCCGTCACCCGTGCATCACACCTCTCGGCCCTTCGACGCGGTGGCGCCGGAGCCGGCCGGAGGAGGCGCGGCCCGGCCCGTGTCCGCCGCGCTGCGCATCATGACCAGCGAGGAGGGCGTGGCACAGGCGCGGGCGTTCACCCAGGACACGCTGCGGGAGTGGTCGCTGGACCACCGCGGCGACGACGCCGCCCTCGTGGTCACCGAACTCGCCGCCAACGCCGTCGTCCACGCGGTGCCGCAGGCTCCGGCGGACGACCCGGAGGTCTGGCTCGGCCTGAGCCGCGGCGGCGACCACCTGACGCTCACCGTCTCCGACCCCGGCGACACCCCGCCGGTGTACGCGCCCCACGGCACTTCCACCCTGGAAGAGCACGGCCGCGGCCTGTTCATCGTCGACGCCCTGTCCGAGGAGTGGGGCTGGACCCCGTGTCCCCCGGTGGGCAAGACCGTGTGGGCCAGGCTGTCGACCACGTGTCCGTTACTGCCATGACCCCTGCGGAAAGGCCCCACGCCATGCGCACCGCTTCGACGGGACAGCCCGGCACCGAGCGCACCGACCACCAGCCGTACCTGGGGGCGCTCGACGAGGTGCCGTGGCACGAGATCCAGGACTCCACCGGCTGCGCCGACGCCATCCCCGGACTGCTCGAGGACATCGCGCACGGCAGCGCCGACACCGCCACGGCCGCTCTGCGCGAACTGCGCAAGCGCATCTGCCAGTACGGCTTCGTGGTCGAGCAGGCGACGGCCGCCACCGTCCCCTTCCTCTGGGAGCTGGCCCAGTCACCGCAGGTCGCCTGCCGCCCCCAGATCATCCGGCTGCTCGCCAGCATCGCCGAGGCCCGGCAGTGGGAGCACACCGCCAGCGCCTACCCCAAGCTCCTCAACCACCGGGAGAATCCCGTGGCATGGGAGCGCGCCGCCCGCCAGGCCGTCCACGCCCGGCGCGGCGCCGTCCGCTCCCTGCTGAAGGAGCAGGACACCGAGATCGCCCGCGCGGGCACGGAACTCGCCCGCACCCTGGGCGTCTGAACCCACCGGAACACTGCCGCGCCTGACGCGGCCCGACGCGTCATGCCCGGTCCCGCGCCGAACGCGGCCCGATGTCTGACCCGCTCCCGCCCCGGCCCGGTCCCGCCCCGGCCCGGTCTCGCGTCGGCCGGTCTCACGCCCGAGGCGGTAGGCCCCGGCCTGACCCCGCGCGGGAGGCGGTTTGGCCCCGGCACGGTGTCGGGCTCGACGCGGCCTGGTCCCGGTCTCACGCCCATTCGGTCCACCGTCACAGACAGTTTCGGCCCGGCCTGACCCTGCGGGAGGCCGTTCGACCCCAAACCCGGTCCCGCCCGGCCTGGTCCCGCGCAAGACGTGGCCTGCCCCGGCACGGTCTTGGCCCCGACGTGGCAAGGCCCCGGCCCGCTCTGGCGCCCCCTCGGTCCCGCGTCCGAGGCAATTTCGGTTCCGGGCTCGTCCCGCGCCGGAGACCGGTCCGGCCTCTGGCCCGGTCTCACACCCGACGCGGCCTGGCCCGGCCCGCGCCCGTCGGACCTCGCCCGCCCGGCCTCGCGCTCGCCCGGCCTCGCGCTCGCCCGGCCTCGCGCTCGCCCGGCCTCGCGCTCGCCCGCCCCGCGCCCGCCGGACCTCGCCCCCGCCCGTTCCAGCGCCCCCGCACCCCGCGGCGGAGCCGCCCCGCCATCCCGGTCTCACGCTGCGGACACTCCGGCCCGACCGCCCCACGGTGGTGTACCCCTGGCCGAACACGGGGACGAGAAAGCGCTTTCGCGGAAAGTGTCTCGTCCCCGGGGTCACCGGACTTACCCAGGTCACCGGAGAGGATCACCGCCGATGGCGTCGCCGCCCGAGAAACCGCTCGATCACCGCTACCAGGGCGAGCATCCGATACGCACCCTCGCCTACCTGTTCCGCGCCGACCGCCGGCGTCTCGCCGCCGCGGTCGGCGTCTTCACGTTCAAGCACAGCCCCATCTGGCTGCTGCCGCTGATCACCGCGTCCATCATCGACACCGTCGTCCAGCACCGGCCCGTCGCCGAACTCTTCGCCAGCACCGGGATCATCCTCTTCATCCTGCTGGTCAACTACCCCCTGCACGTCCTTTACGTCCGCCTCCTCTACGGCAGCGTCCGCCGCATGGGCACCGGCCTGCGCTCCGCGCTGTGCACCCGCATGCAGCAGCTGTCGATCGGCTACCACTCCCGGGTCAGCGCCGGCGTCCTCCAGGCCAAGGTGGTCCGCGACGTCGAGACCGTCGAGCAGATGGTCCAGCAGACGGCCGAGCAGGGACTCGGCGCCACCACCGTGCTCATCGGCGGTCTGGTCATCATCGCCGTCCGCACCCCCGAGTTCCTCCCCGTCTTCCTGGTCGTCGTGCCCGCCGCCGCCCTCCTCGTCGCCCGGCTGCGGTCCCGGCTGCGCACCCACAACGAGCACTTCCGGCACGAGGTGGAGGCCCTGTCCTCCCGGGTGACCGAGATGACCCGTCTGATCCCGGTCACCCGCGCCCACGGCCTGGAGGGCAAGGCGCTGCGCCGCATGGACCGCACCCTGCGCCGGCTGCTCGCCTCCGGGATGCGCCTCGACCTGGTCAACGGCCGATTCGGCTCGCTGGCCTGGGTGGTGCTCAACGTCGTCGGCGTCCTCGTCCTGGCCGGCGCCGCGCTGATCTCGTACTACGGCGTGTGGGGCGTCACCCCCGGCGACGTCGTCATGCTCAGCGCGTTCCTGACCACCCTCACCAACTCCGTCACCACGCTGGCCGGCCTGACCCCGGTCATCTCCAAGGGCCTGGAGTCGGTCCGCTCGGTCGGCGAGGTGCTCCAGGCGCCGGAACTGGAGGACAACGAGGGCAAGGCCGAGGTCACCGCCGTACACGGCGCCGTCACCTTCGAACACGTCGGCTACGCCTACGACGGCGGGCGGGCCGCCGTCCGCGACTTCACCCTCGACGTCACCCCCGGCGAGACCATCGCCCTGGTCGGCGCGTCCGGCGCCGGCAAGTCCACCGTCCTCAACCTGGTCATCGGCTTCATCCGCCCCACCCGGGGCCGGCTGCTGCTCGACGGCACCGACATGGCCGGCCTCGACCTGCGCACCTACCGCCGGTTCGTCTCCGTGGTGCCCCAGGAGTCGATCCTCTTCGACGGCACGGTCCGCGAGAACGTCGCCTACGGCATGGACGACGCCGACGAGGAGGCCGTCCGCGCCGCGCTGCGGGACGCGAACGCGCTGGAGTTCGTCGACCGGCTGCCGCAGGGCCTCGACACCCTGGTCGGGGAGCACGGCGCCCGGCTGTCCGGTGGGCAGCGGCAGCGGCTCGCCATCGCCCGCGCCCTCATCCGGGACCCCAGGGTGCTGGTGCTCGACGAGGCCACCTCCGCCCTCGACACCCGCTCCGAGGCACTGGTCCAGCAGGCGCTCGCCCGGCTGCTGCGCGGCCGGACCACCTTCGTCGTCGCCCACCGGCTGTCCACGGTGCGCGGCGCGGACCGGATCGTGGTCATGGGCGACGGCCGGATCCAGGAGGTCGGCACCCACGAGGAACTGCTCCGCCGGGGCGGCGCCTACGCGGCGCTGCACCAGGGCCAAGCAGCGTGAACGGATTTCGGATACGCCCCGGCGCACGCCCCGCGCGCCGTGGGCGTTAAGCAACGGTATTGCGTCAAATGTGAACGGCACGCCGCGGAGGTGATTGGTCCGGCACCGTCCGGGCATACGCAGCGAAAAACCGAGAGAGGGGCGCCCCGTGCTTGTACCGGACCCGAAGGTCGTCAGAAAGCTCCTGACCCGGTACGCGACCCTGCGGATCGCTCAGGCGGAGCGGGAGAGCGCGGCCACGGCACGCGAGTTGGACGACGTCAGTTACACGCTCTGCGTGATGATGGGCACCAGTGAGATCAACGAGGCCATCGCCAGGGCGGACGCCCTGCTGCTGACCGACGGCCGGGCGGCGGACCCGGACGAGGACAGCGACAGCGGCCTGTCGGTGGCGGTCTGACCCGCCGTACCACGAGTCCGCCGCGCACCCCACGACGCCGGCACCGCGGTCACGGGACCGCGGTGCCGGCGTCGCAGCTCCGCCGCGGCAGCCCCGCGGCGGGCCGGGCCAGCCACTCGGCGATCGCCCGGGCGATCGGCTGACCCGTGTCCACCTCCACGAACCCGAACTGACCGGACTGGTTGCACTCCAGGAACCACCAGGTCCCGTCGCCGTCCTCCACGAAGTCGAAGGCGCCGTACGCCAGCTCCGCCCCGCGCAGATAGGCGCGCACCCCCTCCGCTATCCGCGGCGGCACCTCGGCCGCGGCCCAGGGCAGGACGGGCGTGGCGAAGCGGACGTCGACCTCGTCGGGGTCGGCGTCGGGCGGGGTCTCCTTGCGGGCCGCCAGCAGCCGGTCGCCGACGGCCGTGAGCCGGATGTCCGCCCGCTTGGCGATCCGCCGCTGGAGCAGCGTCGGCCCGAACGCGACCGCGGCGAAGTCGGTGCCGGGCGGCACCCGGCTGGTCGGCACGGCCTGCGGCGGCTCCTGCGGATGCGCGCCCGAGACCGGCTTGACCACCAGATCCGGGAAACGCTCGGCGAAGTCCCGCGCGGCCTGCGGCAAGGTCGTGATCAGTGTGGCCGGCACCGGAAGCCCGCTGCACTGGGCGAGACGCAGCTGCCACGGCTTGTGACGGGCCCGGCGAGCGGCGTCGGGATGGTTCATCCAGCGGGCTCCGGTGGAGCGCAGCATGCCGTACAGCGCCTGCGACGACTCCTCGGTCAGCCAGGCGGAGGGCGCCGCCGCGCGAGCGGCCGGGGCGCCCGGGCGGCGCACCCACACGGACCGTAGCCCCTCCAGACCCACCAGCCGCCCCGCGGACCACAGATGGCCCCGGAAGGAGCCGTGCACATACTCGCCCGAGAGCGAGACCCCGCCCGTCAGATCGGCGGGGTCCAGCCGGACCACCGGCACTCCGGACGCGTTCAGGTGCACGACCACCATGTCCGCGGTCACGTCCTGGTCGCTGGTCAGGATCAGTACGGTCATCGTCGACGGTCCGTGGTCAGTCGTCGAAGTGGGTCTTCGAGCCCGCCGTGGACGTCGTGGTCCCCAGCTCCCGGAGCAGAGCGTGATCGGTCGCGGCGATCCGGCCGTCGAAGAGCACGTTCAACTGCCGTCCGGGGTCGTAGGCGTAGGGGGTGGCGACGTCCAACTCCGCCGTCGGGCGTGCGTAGTTGAGCGCGAACGGTTGCATCGTCTCTCCCTCGTCGGTGCTGCCCCGGTGAAGCCGTCGGCACGCCGCTTCCTGACTTCGCCACGGGATCTCCAGGGCTTTCATGGACTTATACGAATCGAACGCCTGGTTGGTTTCCTTACGCTCCGTAATTTTTTTCTGCGTACAGGGCGCCCTGAACCTGAGACGGTTCAGGGCGCCCGGCGGTTGAGTCCGGCGAGATTACGGAGAGGCGACCGGTGTGAGATCCGGCGAGTGCGGGGAGCGTAGGGACACTGCGGGGTGGGTCGTCCACTCCTCCAATTCCCTGATACGGCCGCGGTATTGCCTCACATGTACCGACCTGGCGCACGGAGGGAGCCGGGCGCGGCAGTAGCGGCGCCCGGAGCGACCGCCTGACCGGCCGGCAGCCACGGCACGGCGCGGGCCGGGCGGCCCCTTGAGTAGGTTTCTTCTCGCACCTTGCTCGGCTGTGCGCCCTGGCGGGGGCGAGGCGGCCGAGCCGCCGGCTCAAGGCGTTCCGGCGTCCGGGGACTCGGGGGAGTGCGCCTGGGGCACCGCCGGCTCGGGGACGCCCGGTGCGGGGGCGCCCGGAGCCGGGGTGGCGGTGGCCGGCTGTTCGGCGGCAGGCTCGCGGCGGGACTTGCCGGCCTTGAAGCGCTCCAGCGTGCGGGTCAGCTGCTGAAGAGGGGAGGCGGGGCGGCTGTCCTGGGCCCGGGCGGGCGCCGGAAGGGCCGGGGCGGGCAGGCCCGCGGACTCACGGTACGCGGCCAGCGCCTCGTTGGCCCGCTCGGCGGCCTCCCGGTACAGGTCGCGGGACCGGGTCATGGCCTCCAGCGCCTCGGCGTACATCGCCACCAGCGCGCGCTGGCGCTCCAGCTCCTCCTCCAGCGTCAGCAGGTGCCAGTCCTCGCGCAGCGCCGTGATCACCTCGTCGGCGCCCTTCGGCAGCGGCCTCGGCGTGCGGGCGAACCGGTTGACCGCGCCGATCAGCTCGGTGGGCCGGGAGCCGTCGAGGAAGACGGTGCGCACGGAGAACCCGCCCGAGTCGTAGCCCTCCGGCGCCGGGACGCCCGGCAGCACCACGGCGCCGCCGCGCGGCAGCTCCACACCGAACTCCCGCAGCGCCCAGTTCACGGCGCGCAGCTGGTGCGGGGCGGCGCGGTGCTCCACCACGCGGTGGCGCAGACCGGGCGGCAGCAGCGGGGCGAGCGGGCGGCGGCCGCGCTCGTCGGGGGTCATGGCCTCGTGGACGACGATGTGAACGGCCCACGTGTCGGGCGCGGCGTCCCGCAGCACGCGCCGCAGCTCCTTGTCGTCGGCGGGCAGCGGGTTGATGTCCCGCAGGCGCAGGTCCGACCCGCTGAGCCGGTCCCACTCCGTCTCCGTGCCCTCGGCTCCGTCGGCCTCCTCGGGCCAGAACATGGTCGCGGGCGACGGCCACTCCGGGTCCCAGACCGCCTCGGCCTCGGCGGCCAGCACCCACTCCCGCCCGCCGTCGGACGGCGCCGCGAGCGTCAGCCGCGCCCGCACGGTGATGTCCCCGGCGACCGCCCAGCGTGCCTCGAACACCTTGTCCGGGTGGTCCTCGGGCTGCGGCGGCTCCATGTGGTCGTGGATCACCCCGCGCGCCTTGAGGTCGCGCAGACGCCGCCGCAGGACGTCCTCGGCGACGGCACCGACATGGCGGCCGCGAGCCAGCCACACCGTGGGGGGAGTCATGGGGTGGGCGGTGGTGGAGGTCGGCATGAGTCCATCTGTGAGCGGGGGCGTCGTGCTGTCTGCCAGTATCGGTGCCCCACCCGCATGACGATCAACCGGGGTGCCCCTCTCCGCTCCCTCCGCGAATCCGTACGCCCCCCTCCGGGAGACAGGCGCATGCGGAGGGGCCCGGTGGACGACCACCGGGCCCCTCCGCCGGCCTACGGGCCCTTCACCGGCCTACGGCCCCTTCGTCGCCGTACGGCGCCTTCACCGCCGTACGGCACGACGATGCCGGGTACGTGCGCTTACGCACCGCTCGCCTTGAGCATGTCCTCACGCTCGACGATCTTCACGCGCTCGCGGCCCTGCGGCTCGCCCAGCGCCTTCTCCGCGGCGTCCAGCTTGTACCAGCCCTCCCAGGTGGTGAAGCGGATGTTCCGCTCCGCCAGGAAGGCGTCGACGGCCTCGGGCGCGGGCGCCTGCGGGGTCTGGAGACGGCCGTTCGCGAAGTCGTCCAGCAGGTTGGCGACGGTCTCGTTGGCGTCACCCTTGGTGTGGCCGATGAGACCCACCGGGCCGCGCCGGATCCAGCCGGTGACGTACACCGACTGCAGGTGGCCGCCACCCTCCTCGATGACCCGGCCGCCCTCGTCGGGCACGGTGCCCGAGTCGATGTCCCAGGGCAGCTTCGGCAGCTTGTCGGAGAGGTAGCCGACCGCGCGGTAGACGGCGGAGACGTCCCAGTCGGTGAACTCGCCCGTGCCCTTGACGTTGCCGGTGCCGTCCAGCTCGGTGCGCTCGGTGCGCAGGCCCACGACCTTGCCGTCCTCGCCCAGGATCTCCACCGGCGACTCGAAGAAGTGCAGGAAGAGCTTGTGCGGGCGGTCGCCGACGTCGCGGATCGCCCAGTTCTCCAGCGTCTTGGCGACCATGTCGGCCTGCTTGTTGCCGCGCCGGGTCTCGATCGAGCCCTCGTCGTAGTCGATGTCCTCGGGGTCGACGATGACCTCGATGTTGGGGGAGTGGTCCAGCTCGCGCAGCTCCATGGGGCTGAACTTGGCCTGCGCCGGGCCACGGCGGCCGAACACGTGGACCTCGACGGCCTTGTTGGCCTTCAGGCCCTCGTAGACGTTCGGCGGGATCTCGGTCGGCAGCAGCTCGTCCGCCGTCTTGGCGAGGATGCGCGCGATGTCGAGGGCGACGTTGCCGACGCCGAGGACGGCGACCTTCTCCGCCTCCAGCGGCCAGGTGCGCGGCACGTCCGGGTGGCCGTCGTACCAGGAGACGAAGTCGGCGGCGCCGTAGGAGCCGTCGAGGTCGATGCCGGGGATCGGCAGGTCCCGGTCGGCCATCGCGCCGGTGGAGAAGATCACCGCGTCGTAGAACGACCGCAGGTCGTCCAGGCTGATGTCGGTGCCGTAGTCGACGTTGCCGAAGAGGCGGATCTGCGGCTTGTCGAGCACCTGGTGCAGGGCGGTGATGATGCCCTTGATCCGGGGGTGGTCCGGAGCGACGCCGTAGCGGATCAGGCCGAACGGTGCCGGCATCCGCTCGAAGAGGTCGATGGACACGCCGGGTTCGGCGGCCACGTCGGACTTGAGCAGGGCGTCGGCGGCGTAGATCCCGGCCGGGCCGGCACCGACGATGGCTACCCGCAGAGGGCGGGGCATGATCAGGTTCCCTTCGAGCGATGACAAGCGACTCGCGGGGAAGCCTAAGCTAAGGCATGCCTAAGTCGGTACGCGGGTCCGGTCTATGGGCTCATAAGGCTCACTTATGAGGGTGATAAGCGAGCCTTCGAAACCTTCACCGGCTGCCCATCGTCCACTCTCGAGGCGGCCTGGCATTCGGTGCAGACGCCCGTGAGTTCCACGGTGTGCTCGACCGCGGCGAACCCCGTGTCGGCCGTGACGCGTTCGGCCCACTCCTCCACGACCGCGCTGTCCAGGGGACGGCTGAAGCCGCAGTGACGGCAGATCAGATAGTGCCGGTGCCCGTCGCCGGGCCGGGGGCGGTAGAGCCGCTCACCCGCCTTGTCGCGCACCATGTCGACGCCGCCGGTGGCCGCGAAGTGACGCAGCGCGCGGTACACGGTGGTCAGGCCGATGGACACGCCGCGCGCGGTCAGCCGGGCGTGCAACTCCTGCGCGGACACGAAGCCGTGACAGTGCGTCAGGCCGTCGAGCACGGCCGCTCGCTGCCGCGTCGTACGGCCGCTCACGGCGGATCACCTCCAGTGGCGTGCGGCGCACCGTGGCGGTGCGCGAGGGGGGGGCGGGAGCAATGATCCAAGGGTAGGTGGCAATGAAAGCCATGTCCATATGAACGTGCCGTCATGTGTCCCGTGCGGCAGCCTCTAGGCTGTACGCATGCCTGCTCGTGAGCCCGTGTCGCCCGCCCTCGACGCGCATCTGCGCCCCCCGGACGGCGCGCGTCTGGCGGAGGCCACCGAGGTGTTCGCGATGCTCGCCGATCCCACCCGGCTGCATCTGCTGTGGCTGCTGGCGCAGGGGGAGTCGGACGTCGGCACGCTCACCGAGCGCTGCGCGGCCTCGCGCACGGCGGTCAGCCAGCACCTGGCCAAGCTGCGGCTCGCCGGGCTGGTCGAGTCCCGCCGGGAGGGGCGGCACATCCACTACAGCCTGCGCGACGGCCATCTGCGCCGCCTGGTCATGGAAGCCCTCAGCCACGCCGACCACCGGGTCAGCGGAAAGGCTCCGCACGACTGAAGGCGGTGCCGGTGCGATGCCGGCGTGAGCGGTGGGCCGTCCGGACCCCGCGCACGGGGCCCGGACGGCCGGTCGGTCAGAATCGGTCAGAGTGTCAGAGTCGGTCGAGGATGTCCCGCAACTGCTCGACCTCGGCGGACTGCCCGTCGACGATGTCG includes:
- a CDS encoding ATP-binding protein, with translation MTSHQGDAVPSPVHHTSRPFDAVAPEPAGGGAARPVSAALRIMTSEEGVAQARAFTQDTLREWSLDHRGDDAALVVTELAANAVVHAVPQAPADDPEVWLGLSRGGDHLTLTVSDPGDTPPVYAPHGTSTLEEHGRGLFIVDALSEEWGWTPCPPVGKTVWARLSTTCPLLP
- a CDS encoding ABC transporter ATP-binding protein; this encodes MASPPEKPLDHRYQGEHPIRTLAYLFRADRRRLAAAVGVFTFKHSPIWLLPLITASIIDTVVQHRPVAELFASTGIILFILLVNYPLHVLYVRLLYGSVRRMGTGLRSALCTRMQQLSIGYHSRVSAGVLQAKVVRDVETVEQMVQQTAEQGLGATTVLIGGLVIIAVRTPEFLPVFLVVVPAAALLVARLRSRLRTHNEHFRHEVEALSSRVTEMTRLIPVTRAHGLEGKALRRMDRTLRRLLASGMRLDLVNGRFGSLAWVVLNVVGVLVLAGAALISYYGVWGVTPGDVVMLSAFLTTLTNSVTTLAGLTPVISKGLESVRSVGEVLQAPELEDNEGKAEVTAVHGAVTFEHVGYAYDGGRAAVRDFTLDVTPGETIALVGASGAGKSTVLNLVIGFIRPTRGRLLLDGTDMAGLDLRTYRRFVSVVPQESILFDGTVRENVAYGMDDADEEAVRAALRDANALEFVDRLPQGLDTLVGEHGARLSGGQRQRLAIARALIRDPRVLVLDEATSALDTRSEALVQQALARLLRGRTTFVVAHRLSTVRGADRIVVMGDGRIQEVGTHEELLRRGGAYAALHQGQAA
- a CDS encoding DUF5133 domain-containing protein; translation: MLVPDPKVVRKLLTRYATLRIAQAERESAATARELDDVSYTLCVMMGTSEINEAIARADALLLTDGRAADPDEDSDSGLSVAV
- the tgmB gene encoding ATP-grasp ribosomal peptide maturase; amino-acid sequence: MTVLILTSDQDVTADMVVVHLNASGVPVVRLDPADLTGGVSLSGEYVHGSFRGHLWSAGRLVGLEGLRSVWVRRPGAPAARAAAPSAWLTEESSQALYGMLRSTGARWMNHPDAARRARHKPWQLRLAQCSGLPVPATLITTLPQAARDFAERFPDLVVKPVSGAHPQEPPQAVPTSRVPPGTDFAAVAFGPTLLQRRIAKRADIRLTAVGDRLLAARKETPPDADPDEVDVRFATPVLPWAAAEVPPRIAEGVRAYLRGAELAYGAFDFVEDGDGTWWFLECNQSGQFGFVEVDTGQPIARAIAEWLARPAAGLPRRSCDAGTAVP
- the tgmA gene encoding putative ATP-grasp-modified RiPP, whose amino-acid sequence is MQPFALNYARPTAELDVATPYAYDPGRQLNVLFDGRIAATDHALLRELGTTTSTAGSKTHFDD
- a CDS encoding FAD-dependent oxidoreductase; this encodes MPRPLRVAIVGAGPAGIYAADALLKSDVAAEPGVSIDLFERMPAPFGLIRYGVAPDHPRIKGIITALHQVLDKPQIRLFGNVDYGTDISLDDLRSFYDAVIFSTGAMADRDLPIPGIDLDGSYGAADFVSWYDGHPDVPRTWPLEAEKVAVLGVGNVALDIARILAKTADELLPTEIPPNVYEGLKANKAVEVHVFGRRGPAQAKFSPMELRELDHSPNIEVIVDPEDIDYDEGSIETRRGNKQADMVAKTLENWAIRDVGDRPHKLFLHFFESPVEILGEDGKVVGLRTERTELDGTGNVKGTGEFTDWDVSAVYRAVGYLSDKLPKLPWDIDSGTVPDEGGRVIEEGGGHLQSVYVTGWIRRGPVGLIGHTKGDANETVANLLDDFANGRLQTPQAPAPEAVDAFLAERNIRFTTWEGWYKLDAAEKALGEPQGRERVKIVEREDMLKASGA
- a CDS encoding Fur family transcriptional regulator — translated: MSGRTTRQRAAVLDGLTHCHGFVSAQELHARLTARGVSIGLTTVYRALRHFAATGGVDMVRDKAGERLYRPRPGDGHRHYLICRHCGFSRPLDSAVVEEWAERVTADTGFAAVEHTVELTGVCTECQAASRVDDGQPVKVSKARLSPS
- a CDS encoding metalloregulator ArsR/SmtB family transcription factor, with product MPAREPVSPALDAHLRPPDGARLAEATEVFAMLADPTRLHLLWLLAQGESDVGTLTERCAASRTAVSQHLAKLRLAGLVESRREGRHIHYSLRDGHLRRLVMEALSHADHRVSGKAPHD